The nucleotide sequence atatatatatatatatatatatatatatatatatatatatatatatatatatatatgtataatgagACAGCAAGACTACATTTTAAATGGAAGCAAAGCGAAAAGCAACTATAGTATGAAAGTTTAAATCAAGTCTGAATatgatatttacaaaatattataaattattgtataaaaagaagaacattttgaataaaacgcaaaataattacatttgaaaatgtcaGATGTTGTTGATTAAACATAACACACATTTGACAGAGCATTTTAGTTAATGGTACATAGACAATATTACAATTATTGTTGTATTGTAAATTATTACGTCATATTACGAAAGGGAATCGAGTCATTTGCTGATTTAATGAAACTTTTCTAGAGAGAACGAGCATAATGATTAAGTCTCTCTTATCTTGTTGGGTCCCGGGCCCCGTCATCTGAAACTTGGTTTTTGCAATATAACATAGCTTCAAACTTGATATTATGATAAAAATAAGGCACATGGTGGAACATATTAGCACGATTTGCGCGTGTTCATTTCTTATTCTTTACTGATATATTCTTCCACACGGTTATACAGACTTCGGTATCTGCCGATTCATGTCTACCGGCGGTGGCCCCTTCTTACAAAAAATCATGGATCCGCCATTGGAATGTTCCATTATTAAACTAAGCACTTTGAATAGTTGATGAGTCAACAACTAGGAACTCGTTAAAGTTGTAGTCATTATTTTTGAGAATGAAAATGTAAGAATCAGATATATTCAAACTCAACTAAATATTCAGGTTAAACTGTATTTTATTAttgtgtacaaaaaaatattaccTCAAGAAATATGGTTACTCATTAAATGTGCGATTGGCATTTAATCTCACGTTCTTTAACTCGGGCAAGTTTCTttatattatgaaataaaagacaCTGGTGTTTTGATCATTGTCGAAAAGTGAATGAGGGCGCCATTAAAAACTACATCTCTTGACGATTTAGTCTTGTATCTTATATGTTTCGAGGTCACACATGCATATGACATAAGATTTTGACGAAACTCCTGTTACGcatatatgtttcttttgtttatccACAACAGGGGATTATGTGTTAATTCATTCATGCGAAATTgatggggggttgggggaggggggagggggtgggagggtagGACCTCGGCTCGTTACATGGAAGGAATAGACTAAGATTGATTGGGGTATGAAGTTAAAATACAAGTCAAAGAAAACTAAGCCACGAAAGCCCTCGCTACTGCAATCATGACAATAGCCATGATAATGCTGAAGGTCTTCATCTCCGCTGAGTTACATAGATTTGGGCGGCAGCAGCTCCTGCACGTCCTGCCCCCTTCCTCATTATCTTTACAGCCACGCTGACATTTACTGGAAGAACATCCCCGCCTAATAAAGGCACGTTCCGTAGTTTCTTCGGTGATCGGATCCCGATAAATGTCTGTAACTTTGTCTTtctaaagaataaaaaagataCATCGATGTTATCAATGTTAATGACATTCGACGGAGTAGCCTTCCGACAAagccatcgtcatcgtcatcgtcatcatcatcgttatcgtcgtcgtcgtcatcgtcatcgtcgccGTCGTCATGatcatcattattaatttttacgAAATTCAATATTAATAAATGCTTAGCGCTGCACTTTTCTTTGTTAAGCATAACTTTTGagacatatttatatgtacGAATCATCATCAAATAGACTTAAGGTTTTAATTTAagcatcaaccccccccccccccccccctgcatgGCTTGACTTGTTAACCACTAGCCGTTCATGCCACTAACTTGTGGGATGTAATTTGTCGAAATTGAAACTAAATTGATTCATTAATTGATTGATAAATAGAATTTATGTTTGCTATAATTCTCCAAACGTGCCACTAAATAATGTTTCACCATTCCTACTTTACTAACCAATATAACACAACATAATATGTTTGTAGTTGTACCATCTTTGTTGAACACAATCTGGGGCACTTTAATGATCAGAATATAGCAAGTGAACATGTTTCGCTGACAATTTATTAGGTGtagttgtgtgtgtttgtgtgaacAACAACAATGAATGGTGTCTTACGAAGCAGTGCTGGGTACATTCAATTTTCTGTATCTTGGAATATTCTTCATAGTATGGATCTGCACAGCCGAGACCTCCAtcacaataataacaatttatAGCATTGCTGTAGGCTTTATAGGAGAaattgagaaggaaaaaaaaaacgctttAATGTTGATCAATTTAGCAGGAATagaataatatcaaaataaattagcaatatgaaattttaatatTAGACAAGCAGGCAGAGAGTCATTCATCTTTTAATTGAAGAGTAAATTTCATGGTAAGAGAAGCCATCACACATTGTTATCAGAGGTTAGGGTTAATTTTAAGGATATATCCTTATAGAAAGTGTGATCAAAGTTAGGTTTATATGTAAGGTTATATTCTGTAGAAATTGATATCACATTTAGGTTTAAGTTTAAGGATATATTCTACAGAATGTATTCTCACAGTAAGGTTTAATTGTAAGGATATATCCTATTTTTATCACAGTAAGTTTATTGTAGGgatatttcatattattatcaCAGTAAGGTTTAATTTGAAGGATATATTCTATTATTATCACAGTAAGTTTATTGTAGggatatatgttattattattatcagagTAAGGTTTAGTTTTTAGgttatatcatattattatcatcacaGTAAGGTCTAATTTTAACAAGATATCCTATTATTACAGAGTAAGGTTTAATTGTAAAAAATATATCCTATTATTATCACAGTTAGGTTTCATTTTAAGAATATATCCAATAGAAGAACACAGTTCCTACGCATATATCCTTCTCAAAGAAACCAAAACACATTTCTTATTATTATCGCCCAGGCGAGGGTGTGGATATAATTGGGTGGACCTCAAGAAGAACTTGAGTTTGGAAGCTATCAGGATAAAGTATTACTATTAAACCTTTACTTTAAAGTCCGAAACTGTATTCTTACCTATTATGGACAACAGAACGAGCGAAGGCAACAGTAGGTTCTTCATTATGGTTCGGTAATTTCACCTGAAGAAcgaagaaagaaaatggaaattaTACAGAAACCTTACCATCtctttttagaaaaaaaaatatacgcCAGGCGGTTTAAATACCGGATACTGAAtacttataataatattacTGACATATTTCAAGCAAATGCGAAGATAACTAAAAGCATGTTTGGCTCGGATTTTTATTGAAAAGAGCTAAGATATTCTTTTACAGCAACCACAGAATTCTATTCAATGACCATTGTTACGTTCCTTTTAACGGAAAACCCTGCAAACTTTCTTTTAAGTGATTGACGTCACATCTTGGCTAGAGCTGAATGAAATCttcaaatttgtttgatttgaaACTAGAAATGTAAACCTCGACCCATGTCTCACGAAAACAAGCTCATAAGTTAAGCCTTTCTTAATAGGATATTCCACTGTATAGGGAAATGTAACGCTTATATTAGAGTTTAAAACTAGTCCATTCTGTTCGTATGTAAACctctcaaaataataataactttggTAGAAATGATTACTTTCCTCTGCAGATATATGATTTTAaacaattataaagaaaataatatataaaaattacatGTACAGCTCAAAtgcaatgatgacatcatggGTTCTATAGTTTTCGGTGCATTCACCAGTTGTTGCCACGTGCAAAATATAGCTACAATTTTGGGGAAAAAAGTAATATATTTGCCATACGGAATGCTATGAAGATCTGGTTTTGACCCAGAGATTCAGACCAATTTATTAGTCAGCAACATTGGTAACCAATCAACTTCAACCTCCGTgatatttctttacaaaatattgaGATGAGGGTTTTAGTAGCAATGGAGCCGACAACGACTAATGAGTGGCCTCAGTGCTCAAGAAAACAACTGCCAAGTGGATTTTGATTTCTCTGTTTTGTTGGTTCATGGAttgcaaaataacaaaataaactcGCTTTATTCTATTTCTGTTAAGCGACAGACGATACAAGGCTAGCCCCTTGGGAACGTTCGCTAGGTCAAGTGGTCGCCGCGCAATGGAGATATTACTTACGAAAGTCGTTTTTCCCTGTCTTCAAGTTGTCTTTTAATAATTGGGGGAAAGCAAGTTGTATTCTATAGTATCAAGAAATGATAGAAATCTCATACAGTGATGTATCCGATTGATATTGCAAGAGATTGAAACGGTGCCTTTTGCGATGGACTCGATAAAGTATCCGATAGTTCATCGTAATGAAATCCCCAAAACCTGCAGTCCATTAATGTCGGACTTTATGCGATTTAGCGAGTTATAATTCAAGTACTGTTTGCAGTGAAGATGTGATATATTTTCCTAATGATACAGAAACCTTGCagcaatttaaataaaaaataatgttgtCAATCAATCAACCACGAGGCCGACGATTTTGGAACAAAACTTCTTAATTAATTAGGAGACTAACGTAAGCTAacctccaccccccacccccaccaccccacatCCCAACTCTCGGACACTGCCCGATGGTCCAACCGATCAGCTTTTTTCCTTCCGTTTATTATTGCTATCACCAAAGACAATTGAAGTGTTATAGTACGGGGATGCGGTTAAAATGTAAATACGCCATAGGTTAACCCTCTCAGCGAGGCAAATTCACAACAGAACGCAAACTCGCAGCAGTGGCGCAACatgcacgcaaaaaaaaaaaacatcgccAGTAACACTATACACTACGACAAAAATAAACCCTCAAAACCACGCATCTTTATATAGTTTGTTATTACATTGTTACCCCGTGATTTAATTTTGCAATTCAAGTCCCCTGCAGCTTGGAATCAGCAAAATCCCTCTCAATTACCACTTAATTCCATTGACGTTATAAGCTGAATCTGGCTAGCCatcttttaccttagttttttcatcattttctttttcttttccttttatctgtttctttgttcgatttttttggttttcttagAAGTAAACATCCCCTTTTTGGTGTCTACCTTTAAGGCTTTTACAGAAAAACACGCTCAACTCTGACGTTAAATCAACTCCCAAGAGAAAAGGATTactttttgaaaaggaaaaacgATAACACACAGTTAAAACATACCTAAATGATCACACGCTAAAAATAAGTATCTGGACGTCTATTCTTATATCAAGTAGCtacttgttttgttgttcaagTTGAagtgattaattgattgattgattgattaattgtttGTGCTCAGTATTTCTATGCATGTACATACATAAAAGTATAGGGATTttgtctgtgtatatatatcattatagaGTCGCCACATAATATTATGTGTAGGTCTAGGTATGTGTAGGTGTAGGTATTACTATTACGTATATACAGTGTTAGAAGCTTAATGATATTGCAATTGAAGAACATAACGCATTGAAATATTCAAGAAATGTAATATTCTATTAACCACGCACACTGCATGTCCTCGTGTATTGATATTTACAAACAGCCCTAGCATATTTTTCTTTCGCAATGTTCGCATACCTGGCATTTTAATACGACATTATCAGCTTAGAATTGATTTCAATCCAGTTAGATTTAGTCACTATTTCCAGATGAATTCTTTTTCAATCTCTCACGTAAATGTTCGCTTTCTTGTGATGTTGGTGATAATTGGATGGACATATCCCGCGGGCatgagacatatatatatatatatatatatatatatatatataaatatatatatatatatagctctcTAGATACGGGACTACGTAACGACAATAATTGAATGCGGGGAATACAGCATGGCCACAGATCTCTAAAAATTAGCCATTTGTGAGCTTAAAGCTGCATATTACTGTTGAATTTTATAATCATCTGGTAGGGCCAAAGCCGATATGTAGTACGAGCACAACATCATGAGTACAACAAGATGGGTACAACAGCTAAGTTGAATGCAACACAATGtgtacaacatcatgagtacaACACCATATGTACAACATGGTGAGTAAAACACCATGAGTACAACACCATGAGTACAACATGGTGgctacaacaacatgagtacacCACCATGAGTACAGCAGCTTGAATGCAACACCATGATTccaacaacatgagtacaacatcattAGTACATCTTTAATGCAACATCATGAGTACACACTCATGACTACAACATCTTGAATGTACCATAATAAGTACAGCATCATTAGTACAACAccatgagtacaacatcattagtacaacaccatgagtacaacatcatgagtacaAAAGTTTGAATGTAACACCATGAGTACAACACAATGCGTACAACATGGTGAGAACAACGacatgagtacaacatcatgagtacaacatcatgagtacaACAGCTTCAATAatacaacatcatgagtacgACAAAAAGAATTCAACACCATGAGTACAAGACCATGAGTATAACATGGTGAGTACAACGACATGAGTACAACACCATGAGTACAACACCATGAGTACAACAACAAGAGTgcaacaacatgagtacaacaacatgagtacagcatcatgagtacaacatcatgagtacaacatcatgagtacaAAATCATGACTGCAACATCTTGAATGTACCATAAAAAGTACAGCATCATTAGTACAACACCATGAGTACAACACCTTGAatacaacatcatgagtacaACAGCTTCAATAatacaacatcatgagtacgACAGAAATTATACAACATCATGAGAACAACAGCATGCATTAATACGAGTACAAGTAGCATAATCTAAGCATGTTGGCTCCATTCTATCGTTTACCCTTCCCAGTACCCCtaacccatcccccccccttccctggACGACAGATGAATACTCATCCGTATATCATTTCTTTAACTTTCACTAAATCATACTCCTTTAATGCCATTTCTCGCGAGGGTCACAAATACCAGGACTGAGATTGTTGACATGACAAATGAATCTCTATTATTGGAAATGTTCCTTCCCAAAGTTTGCcatttgtcttcttcttttttatcgCAAGATGAAGAATATTTTGAATATCAATAAAACACTTAATTTAATGATTTAATCCAATCATATAAGGatgcaataattaaaaataggtCACCCCGTCTGGGAATATTTCCCATTTCGTTTTGTTGATGTCTTGTCTATACAACGATGCTTCCAGTTCTATAAGAGCAAGAGTGTcatgttatattttcttttagaaaaattaaaaagcCAAGTCTGTAAGTGAATGAGGGTTTTGTCGTGAGTGAAGTAGCTCATAAAGCAAATATAAAACACGTGCACCAAATATAAAGCGAAATGAATTGAAACTTGAGACggtgttgaatatatatatagtacatataacATTGTGTTTCTTTGATAACGTAGTACGCGAAATACTGTCGAATGCAATAGTGATGGAGGATGGGCGTGGATATGACggaagggggtgtgggggggggttagtATTTATAACTCACCTGCTGATGGGATCAAAATGCACTCTGCTGGGGAACCtggtggggtggggtaaggGTGGGGTTGAGGTTGGTGGTTGGGGATGGGGGTCGGTGGGGTGCGGGTGCGGGTGCGGGTGGGGTGTGGTGGAGGAGgatataacaataacatttagCTTTCCTTATGTTTATCCCAAAATGCCTTTCGTGATCGATCGAAACATCAGCTCTAAAACCAGGTCCCAAAATTGATTTCGAATATTATATACAACTACTGGTTTCGTAGTAACATAATGAAAGGAATGGTTTGGTTGATTTTAACTTCTTTGGTATACCTGATTCATAGTAGTTTAAATGTTGTCCTAtctccattccccccccccccatccctctctCTCGTTTTTCTCTGGTGTTCTGTGACTTGAACTGTGACTTTAAAGGAGTTTAAATTCTGGTTAAATGCAGCCAATATTTGCTTATGCTTGTCTGTGTGGTTCTTGTAGCTGAATGACACTCCAAAGCTTACATTCACAGGAACTTAAAATTCTTCTGGTTAAAAGCAATTTAAGTtcttatctctctctctctctggtaACCATAAGTAACTTCGAATGCTGCTTCCAAAGCGCTCACATTCCGTTCTGGTTAAATAATATAACTATTGTGTAAGTCTGTTAGTGTGGTTAAATGAAACTcggaaagctgctttaaaggagCTCACGTTACCCTctgtattaatatttacaaGGGTCAATATAATGTACCATGCAGTAATCCCTCAGTGTTATGATAGAAGGTGACAGAACACATGAATGTCACTATAAATATGTTCATGATATTTTCATTATTCAGTAATAACTGTAAATATTGTGAACGCCGCTAAGTGAGCTCATTGATGTAAACGAAACACGTGATTGATGCTTTAAACTAACATTTGATATCTGGTTATTCAATTCTGCCAATATTGTAGACGCCTCTGAGTGAAATCCTTGAAATTGAGTAAAATATCGAATTATTGCTTTTAAGATGTTTATAAATGAAACATAGTCATATCCAACACATGCAGTCACGCCTGATTACCGTTACGTCTATCTTCCAGTGTGATTCCTCAATGATCGATGTTGCAATAGGCCTCAGCTTTGCTgtagaaaatattatttcagGCTAGATACAATTAAATCGAATTCTGCAGAGATTTGCCTACAATCCCGTTGCTAGGAACTCCCCCACTCCGCCCCCTCCAACCAACATGCAGAATAGAATGCTCCTCTAATATTGGGCCCACCCTTGAATCGTTGGTGCCAGCAAACCCTATTCCCGCCCCAACTCAGATATTCCTGGCTACGGGCAAGCTGTGCAAGATTAACTTCGTGTCTACCACGGGTACACACGCTGTAGTTTTGATCTTATAATTCAATGTGTGCTGTGTTATCAACATGATCCAACTGACAATTGTAAGATTAATAACATATGTAAGGTAGCCCGAAGATATGTCCGGGTAGGTACTATCCTACATGATACTcttttctatttgttcatatgGAGAAAATATACTTTTGCTAAATTTTTGAAACGTACTTTCTTTTGATCCATTTCTACATTATCTAATAACGCTTGGTAACTCATACAGTAGAACGATGACGAAGTTTAAGAAACGACTTGCAGAGTATTAAGACAAAGAATCCGATCTTCtattgttaataaaaaaaaaatcatgaacagATATCTCAAAAAAGGTCTCAAAAGTCTCTTTAACCGGCGATTCATAAAGCATTCGTCCGCATTATCTTGACTATTTATAAATTACCAGCTTAACATAGGCTACCTGTGGGGCAGCGCATATAGCATACACCATACTCACCATCAACTATACTTagacatataaacatatagacCAATTTGAAAGTACTTACAACCACTGCACACCACACCTTTACCTTCCTAACATCATCTAtaaaaagagtttttttttattgtttgttacTATTGTCATACTTACAATATTCTCCAATAGCAGGACAAAAGAATTCTTCTTATCAGAATATTCTTCGTTCAATCTTTGGTGCTTTCTTTATAATTGACGTGCGTACCGTTATACAATATACGAGCATCCGTTAGTCTATGTACTCATTCGAGTATTCGAAACAGTTAGCATATATTACCGCACACAACGTATCCTACCGTTAAAACTGTATATAACCTAagctatataaaaaataatggaAGTGTTTGTACTAACGGATTGCGTATTTTGTACAGTGCGAATCAATTGGCGCTCGCATTCTTTTAATGATTAACGAGGACTTTGGATTGGTAAATACATCTCGTAGTTGTAAACATATGAACTTCGCCAATGCACGTATACAACGGATACTAATCAAACATAGCATAGATGGTACATTACTCACCATTAGTTTGTCTAGTCACTGTATAGAGGGAACAGGCTCATACCACTTTATAGATAAAGAGGCTGTACAATCTTATCAAAACAGGAATTTTGTATTTAACTTACAAGCGCGTCTATCTTAGACATATGCAATATTCGGATATCAGCTGATTCACACCGGGTGGGATGCTATGTTGTGAACCCCAGAGGCGGGAAGACAAGGGCAAACAAGCGCTGGCCAGGTGGTGAGATGAAGGTGTATctaaccccctcccacccttctTTCACCCTTCTTTCAACCccaaacaaaacattaaagtagttattagcaaaCCTTTGCTTGTAGACCTAAatgaagctatatatatatatatatatatatatataaatgaaaatcataatgagttggaaaatcaagaacattgAAAAAACTTACAGCCTCCACCGGAAAGTGATATAGTGGTATAGTGATTTGTCATATCCTTACACAACAAGTCCACAGTGTGggagagggtggagggggggggtaggggtgaaGCGTGTATAAGAATATGCAAAATTAGATATATGACATAGGCCAAAACTAACACTTTTACTTTAATTCGTTAATGGAAGTGGGATTGAGCTATAAATGAAATGTCGATTCATTTCAGATTCTCCTTCTGTAGGAGAGAAATCCGAGCTAAGCTCTCATCTCATCAATCTTAGAATCAATGTTTGGCTTTCAATATGACTATAACCAAGAGAAGGCCCTCCTCTACGTTTTTAAGATAAATGAAAACTATTTTGATatcttttttttgttgtaaatttgatGACATTTTGTGGATGCATACGAGGTAATTATGGACGATACCCATCCCCATCTGTTTTACGAAATCATATATGCATTTCATTTTGTAACATAAtgtatatttcttattttaaattctgatatcGCTTAGTCTCCAGAAAGAGTGGAGTCATATTTAGATTGCCTTAGGGCTATTTTgtccctttttctttcttttctcctgTTTTCATTTTAAGATTTCATAATTTTGTTATCAGCGAGTATATTAAACGTCACAATGCCTTCGTCATGCTGGGCAGTGGCTTTCATATAAAAATTCATTTCCTCTCGAGCAGTTAAATTGCAATAAGTTTCTCATATGATATAGAGATATATGAAACATAAAGGGATATAGAAGGATGTACGCAGAGGAGTTTTATTCAAACCTTCACAAATCCATAACAAGGCGTCAAGGCAATGAAAATAAGAGAAGAGGGATCAGGAGTATAGAATTttggtaaatatatatgtatatatatgtatatatatatatatatatatatctgtgtgtGTGTCGTTTAATTTGGCACTTTGGTTCTAGCAAATCCCTTATTGAACAGAACAGTATGTGTAACAgttataaaaattaataatattattcagAGGTAGAAAGGTCATCTAATTAACACTTGGTAAAATACAATTTCG is from Apostichopus japonicus isolate 1M-3 chromosome 16, ASM3797524v1, whole genome shotgun sequence and encodes:
- the LOC139983217 gene encoding uncharacterized protein is translated as MKNLLLPSLVLLSIIAYSNAINCYYCDGGLGCADPYYEEYSKIQKIECTQHCFKDKVTDIYRDPITEETTERAFIRRGCSSSKCQRGCKDNEEGGRTCRSCCRPNLCNSAEMKTFSIIMAIVMIAVARAFVA